The following are from one region of the Candidatus Limnocylindria bacterium genome:
- a CDS encoding alpha/beta hydrolase-fold protein yields MKRDYRKWNSPALGRDMDLLVFGEGGTPVLVFPTSMGRFFQWEDFGMIAHMAPRIDAGWLQLWCVDSVDSESFYDKKKSPQERAQRHLEYERYIVDEVLPMIRAENPVDFLIVVGASFGAFHALALATRRPGLARKAIGLSGAYDAARWLGGSREGEAYYVNPLTFLPNLNDERYLEPLRATEIVIATGRDDANADESRRMAKLLQDKGVPASLHVWDGWSHDWPYWKEMVDVFL; encoded by the coding sequence TTGAAGCGCGACTACCGCAAATGGAACAGTCCCGCGCTGGGACGCGACATGGACCTGCTCGTTTTTGGGGAGGGCGGCACCCCGGTGCTCGTCTTCCCGACGTCGATGGGCCGCTTCTTCCAGTGGGAGGACTTCGGGATGATCGCCCACATGGCGCCGCGGATCGACGCCGGCTGGCTGCAGCTTTGGTGTGTCGACAGCGTGGATTCGGAGTCCTTCTACGACAAGAAGAAGTCACCGCAGGAGCGCGCTCAGCGGCATCTCGAGTACGAGCGCTACATCGTGGATGAGGTCCTGCCGATGATCCGCGCGGAGAATCCGGTCGACTTCCTCATCGTGGTTGGCGCGTCGTTCGGTGCGTTCCACGCGCTCGCGCTCGCGACACGCCGCCCAGGTCTGGCGCGCAAGGCGATCGGGCTCTCCGGCGCGTACGACGCGGCCCGTTGGCTGGGTGGCTCGCGTGAGGGCGAGGCGTACTACGTGAACCCGCTGACCTTCCTCCCCAACCTTAACGACGAGCGCTACCTCGAGCCGCTGCGGGCGACGGAGATCGTCATCGCCACCGGTCGCGACGACGCGAACGCGGACGAGTCGCGCCGCATGGCCAAGCTCCTTCAGGACAAGGGCGTTCCAGCGAGCCTGCATGTCTGGGACGGCTGGTCGCACGACTGGCCGTATTGGAAAGAGATGGTGGACGTGTTCCTGTGA
- a CDS encoding dihydrofolate reductase family protein, with protein sequence MRPLRYSINVTLDGCCDHREGFADEDLHRHAVENLEQADALLFGRVTYEMMEAAFRSPARTGTRPDWMEPFARTIDAAKKYVVSSTLDRVDWNAELVRGDLGKAVQQLKRESGKGLLVGGVKLPLALAELGLIDEYEFVVHPRLAGHGPTLFAGLSERIDLNLVSRLEFRSGAVALRYEPRR encoded by the coding sequence ATGCGACCCCTTCGGTATTCCATCAACGTCACGCTGGACGGGTGCTGCGATCATCGTGAAGGCTTCGCGGACGAAGACTTACATCGTCACGCGGTGGAAAACCTAGAACAGGCCGATGCTCTCCTCTTTGGCCGGGTGACGTACGAAATGATGGAGGCAGCGTTTCGGTCGCCGGCGCGGACGGGAACGAGGCCCGATTGGATGGAACCCTTCGCCCGGACGATCGACGCGGCAAAGAAGTACGTCGTGTCGAGCACCCTGGACCGGGTCGATTGGAACGCGGAGCTCGTGCGCGGGGATCTGGGGAAGGCCGTTCAACAGCTGAAACGGGAGTCGGGTAAGGGACTGCTCGTGGGAGGCGTGAAGCTCCCGCTGGCGTTGGCGGAGCTGGGCTTGATCGACGAGTACGAGTTCGTGGTGCATCCCAGGCTGGCGGGTCACGGGCCGACGTTGTTCGCGGGGCTATCGGAGCGTATCGACCTGAATCTCGTGAGCCGGCTGGAGTTCAGATCGGGGGCGGTGGCGCTGCGGTATGAGCCCAGAAGGTAG
- a CDS encoding ABC transporter substrate-binding protein: protein MKLGLHTILLRATSTMLVAALAVSACTSTTTPPGASTAPSAAAAGPVSGGTVTIPIGADPTLNPWSPNAFVESLFINRAIFEGLTKPGKDLAPAADLAQSWTVAPDGLSWTFKLRSGVKWSDGKPFTADDVAFTFNDIVLKPDLGAQNRASYAAVKSVTVVDPTTVRFDLTRKFAALASFLAYNAGILPKHVLSANPLTTTTFNKGIPVSTGPFKVEKYTSGQSVSLVPNENYFGPKPFLDKVVFTVVADPNTQVAQALSGDLQIMILDNKAAVDRMKSAAGLVVVARPLVQYYWLSLNQTDSRFTDVRVRQAFVHAIDRQAIIKSVELGYGSIANSPITPALAAYYDPSLASKYPYDPAKATELLKAAGWTPGANGVLQKDGKPFQFTMDVGQRGVLEPVNALIQQDLKKVGVVVDLNTMEWNSYIQKDVVRREYTATVNWWTYPSDPDVFPYYHSSAAGKGFNIPGYQDPKLDDLLVQGQSASDLESRKAVYKQLQQYTSEVLPYLFLWYPQEIDVLSSSLKGVPELGLRDAMHYIGEWWLAKK from the coding sequence ATGAAGCTCGGACTGCACACGATCTTGCTCCGTGCGACTTCGACGATGCTCGTCGCAGCGCTCGCGGTCTCGGCTTGCACGAGCACGACGACGCCACCCGGAGCATCGACCGCTCCGTCTGCGGCGGCGGCCGGGCCGGTGTCCGGCGGGACCGTGACGATCCCGATCGGCGCGGACCCGACGCTGAACCCCTGGAGTCCGAACGCCTTCGTGGAGTCGCTCTTCATCAACCGCGCGATCTTCGAGGGACTCACAAAGCCGGGCAAGGACCTTGCGCCGGCGGCGGACCTCGCCCAAAGCTGGACAGTCGCGCCGGATGGCCTGAGCTGGACGTTCAAGCTCCGCAGCGGCGTGAAGTGGAGCGACGGCAAACCCTTCACGGCCGACGACGTCGCGTTCACATTCAACGACATCGTTCTCAAGCCAGACCTCGGCGCGCAGAACAGGGCCAGCTATGCGGCGGTCAAGAGCGTCACGGTCGTCGATCCGACCACCGTGCGCTTCGATCTGACGCGGAAGTTCGCGGCCCTGGCGTCGTTCCTCGCCTACAACGCGGGCATCCTGCCCAAGCACGTGCTCTCCGCGAACCCGCTCACGACCACGACATTCAACAAGGGGATCCCGGTCAGCACCGGGCCGTTCAAGGTCGAGAAGTACACCTCCGGCCAGAGCGTCTCCCTGGTGCCCAACGAGAACTACTTCGGTCCGAAGCCGTTCCTCGACAAGGTCGTCTTCACCGTCGTGGCGGATCCGAACACACAGGTCGCGCAGGCGCTCTCCGGTGACCTGCAGATCATGATCTTGGACAACAAGGCGGCGGTGGACCGCATGAAGAGCGCGGCTGGCCTTGTCGTCGTGGCGCGTCCGCTCGTGCAGTACTACTGGCTCTCGCTCAACCAGACCGACAGCCGCTTCACCGACGTGCGCGTCCGTCAGGCGTTCGTTCACGCGATCGACCGCCAGGCGATCATCAAGTCGGTCGAGCTCGGGTACGGCTCGATCGCGAACAGTCCGATCACGCCGGCCCTCGCCGCGTACTACGACCCTTCGCTCGCGTCGAAGTACCCGTACGACCCGGCGAAAGCGACCGAGCTGCTCAAGGCGGCCGGGTGGACGCCAGGCGCGAACGGCGTGCTTCAGAAGGATGGCAAGCCGTTCCAGTTCACGATGGATGTTGGACAGCGCGGCGTTCTCGAGCCGGTCAACGCGCTCATCCAGCAGGACCTGAAGAAGGTCGGCGTCGTCGTCGACCTGAACACGATGGAGTGGAACTCCTACATCCAGAAAGACGTGGTGCGTCGTGAATACACGGCCACGGTGAACTGGTGGACCTACCCAAGCGACCCGGACGTCTTCCCCTACTACCACTCCAGCGCGGCGGGCAAGGGCTTCAACATTCCGGGCTACCAGGACCCGAAGCTAGATGACCTGCTCGTGCAGGGCCAGAGTGCCAGCGACCTCGAGTCGCGCAAGGCGGTCTACAAGCAGCTCCAGCAGTACACCTCCGAGGTGCTGCCATACCTGTTCCTCTGGTACCCGCAGGAGATCGACGTGCTGAGCTCGTCGCTCAAGGGCGTGCCGGAGCTCGGCCTGCGTGACGCCATGCACTACATCGGCGAATGGTGGTTGGCCAAGAAGTGA
- a CDS encoding carboxylate-amine ligase, which yields MKITDVPRLTIGIEEEFQIVDAQGQLKSHIETLLTAAGGRYGDQIKREMMQSVVEAGTKICADISEARDEIATLRGTLAALLKPAGLRIASAGTHPFSHWQDQEVTEHERYKILEEELQDVIRELLIFGLHVHVGIPDREQRIEVMNEARYFLPHLLAISTSSPFWLTRITGLKSYRQIIWQRFPRTGIPPEFSSYDEYENFVELLVKTKCIDDGRKIWWDLRPHATFPTIEFRVCDAATRVEETLCLAALVQAICAKLLVLRARNQGFRRYAPALIQENKWRAVRGGMDAKLIDFGKQIEVPMRDLAVELLEFVDDVVDALGSRREVEYLQTIIREGTSADRQLRAFAATGHLHYVVDHIAEETIAGVPVLTV from the coding sequence ATGAAGATCACCGACGTCCCGCGCCTCACGATCGGCATCGAAGAAGAGTTCCAGATCGTCGACGCGCAGGGTCAGCTGAAGAGCCACATCGAGACGCTCCTCACGGCGGCGGGTGGTCGCTACGGCGATCAGATCAAGCGTGAGATGATGCAGTCGGTCGTCGAAGCCGGCACGAAGATCTGCGCCGACATCAGCGAGGCACGTGACGAGATCGCCACGCTTCGCGGAACGCTCGCCGCGCTCCTGAAGCCTGCGGGCCTGCGGATCGCGTCCGCCGGCACGCACCCGTTCTCGCACTGGCAGGACCAGGAGGTCACCGAGCACGAGCGGTACAAGATCCTCGAAGAGGAGCTGCAGGACGTCATCCGCGAGCTGCTCATCTTCGGATTGCACGTGCACGTCGGGATCCCCGACCGCGAGCAGCGCATCGAGGTCATGAACGAAGCGCGCTACTTCCTGCCGCACCTGCTCGCGATCTCGACCTCGAGCCCGTTCTGGCTGACGCGCATCACGGGTCTCAAGTCGTACCGCCAGATCATCTGGCAGCGCTTCCCGCGGACCGGCATCCCGCCGGAGTTCAGCTCGTACGACGAGTACGAGAACTTCGTCGAGCTGCTGGTGAAGACGAAGTGCATCGACGACGGCCGGAAGATCTGGTGGGACCTCCGGCCGCACGCGACCTTCCCGACGATCGAGTTCCGCGTCTGCGATGCCGCGACGCGCGTTGAGGAGACGCTCTGCCTCGCCGCTCTGGTCCAGGCGATCTGCGCGAAGCTTCTCGTGCTGCGTGCGCGGAACCAGGGCTTCCGCCGCTATGCGCCGGCCCTGATCCAGGAGAACAAGTGGCGCGCGGTGCGCGGCGGGATGGACGCGAAGCTCATCGACTTCGGCAAGCAGATCGAGGTGCCGATGCGCGACCTCGCCGTCGAGCTGCTCGAGTTCGTCGACGACGTGGTCGACGCCCTCGGCTCGCGCCGCGAGGTCGAGTACCTGCAGACGATCATCCGGGAGGGGACCAGCGCAGACCGGCAGCTGCGAGCCTTTGCCGCGACCGGCCACCTGCACTATGTCGTCGACCACATCGCCGAGGAGACGATCGCGGGCGTGCCTGTCCTCACCGTATGA
- a CDS encoding membrane dipeptidase: MKTADIGKRTKYSGYSSFQYLEGGTDYREFELAKELDRVPSRKVEVSGAQEQRVQRLLDENLAVSLHDHCFVVPADFDDLAEYRRQGRDVTGYAGMAQSGLDAVFDCLMDGTATITSKAGWKWDDIIYDLGMRLSDIAHQDFIVRGETLEDIRQAKANGQIAFIASLEAATAIENEVDRLDILYGLGIRSSGIAYSEANTLGSGLKEARDGGLTEFGRQAVRRMNKLGIAIDISHSGDQTCLDTIEVSEKPIFITHAGARGLWNTKRMKPDEVLKAMAAKGGVIGIEAAPHTTLTKAHPKHSIESFMEHFEYCADLVGIDHVAFGPDTLFGDHVGLHHYFAKQLSIKSAHGAQAFEEVEYVDGIENPAEAFPNIVRWLVKHDYSDGDITKAIGGNVMRVLEEAWFR; this comes from the coding sequence ATGAAGACAGCCGATATCGGCAAGCGCACGAAGTACTCCGGCTACTCGAGCTTCCAGTACCTCGAGGGCGGCACTGACTACCGCGAGTTCGAGCTCGCGAAAGAGCTCGACCGCGTTCCGTCGCGCAAGGTCGAGGTCAGCGGCGCGCAGGAGCAGCGTGTCCAGCGCCTCCTCGACGAGAACCTCGCGGTCTCGCTGCACGATCACTGCTTCGTTGTCCCCGCGGACTTCGACGATCTCGCGGAGTACCGCCGCCAGGGCCGCGATGTCACGGGCTACGCCGGGATGGCGCAGTCCGGCCTCGACGCGGTGTTCGACTGCCTCATGGACGGTACCGCGACGATCACGTCGAAGGCGGGCTGGAAGTGGGACGACATCATCTACGACCTCGGCATGCGCCTCTCAGACATCGCGCATCAGGACTTCATCGTCCGCGGCGAAACGCTCGAAGACATCCGCCAGGCCAAGGCGAACGGTCAGATCGCGTTCATCGCGTCGCTCGAGGCCGCGACGGCGATCGAGAACGAAGTCGACCGCCTCGACATCCTCTACGGCCTGGGCATACGGTCATCGGGCATCGCGTACAGCGAGGCGAACACGCTGGGCAGCGGCTTGAAGGAAGCGCGCGACGGCGGCCTCACCGAATTCGGTCGCCAGGCGGTCCGGCGCATGAACAAGCTCGGGATCGCCATCGACATCTCACACTCTGGCGACCAGACGTGCCTGGACACGATCGAAGTCAGCGAGAAGCCGATCTTCATCACGCACGCCGGCGCGCGCGGGCTGTGGAACACGAAGCGGATGAAGCCGGATGAGGTCCTGAAGGCCATGGCCGCGAAGGGCGGCGTCATCGGTATCGAGGCCGCTCCGCACACAACGTTGACCAAGGCACACCCGAAGCATTCCATCGAGAGCTTCATGGAGCACTTCGAGTACTGCGCCGACCTCGTCGGGATCGACCATGTCGCGTTCGGTCCCGACACTCTGTTCGGCGACCACGTCGGGCTGCACCACTACTTCGCGAAGCAGCTCTCGATCAAGTCAGCGCACGGCGCGCAGGCCTTCGAGGAGGTCGAGTACGTCGACGGGATCGAGAACCCGGCGGAGGCGTTCCCGAACATCGTTCGCTGGCTCGTGAAGCACGATTACTCGGACGGCGACATCACCAAGGCCATCGGAGGGAACGTGATGCGCGTGCTCGAGGAGGCGTGGTTCCGGTAA
- a CDS encoding ABC transporter permease codes for MAAPAVARFLFQRVALGALVIVFASALTFFFVNLAPGGPASVMRFDVTAEQREALIKRMGLDKPVTQRYVEWVTGAARGDFGTSLLTDEPVTQRIGERLPNTLMLAGAAFVLSVLLGIPIGLIQALRRGSPLDHVLSFLSAVGLAVPVFWLGIVLILIFSVSLHVLPSAGVTGITTDTLFDRAQHLVLPAVVLASTVLPTIVRYMRSAAIEVLHEDYIRTAESKGLGPRLVVTRHVLRNALVPVVSALGALVPRLLGGAVVTEAVFSWPGLGRLALEAAQGRDYPLITGLTVVAAAIAVGTTLLVDVAYTRIDPRVRVA; via the coding sequence CTGGCCGCTCCGGCAGTAGCCCGCTTCCTTTTCCAGCGCGTCGCGTTGGGGGCGCTCGTGATCGTTTTCGCGAGCGCCCTCACCTTCTTCTTCGTCAACCTCGCGCCCGGCGGTCCGGCCTCGGTCATGCGATTCGACGTCACGGCCGAGCAGCGCGAGGCACTGATAAAGCGCATGGGCCTCGACAAGCCCGTCACGCAGCGATACGTCGAATGGGTCACCGGGGCGGCGCGTGGCGACTTCGGCACGTCGCTCCTGACGGACGAGCCCGTCACCCAGCGCATCGGCGAGAGACTTCCGAACACTCTCATGCTCGCGGGCGCCGCGTTCGTGCTGTCGGTGCTGCTCGGTATCCCGATCGGTCTGATCCAGGCATTGCGCCGCGGGAGCCCGCTCGATCATGTGCTGAGCTTTCTCAGCGCGGTCGGACTCGCTGTGCCGGTGTTCTGGCTGGGCATCGTGCTGATCCTCATCTTCTCCGTGTCGCTCCACGTGCTGCCATCTGCCGGAGTGACCGGGATCACGACGGACACGTTGTTCGACCGCGCGCAGCACCTCGTCCTTCCCGCGGTGGTGCTGGCCTCGACGGTGCTTCCCACCATCGTCCGTTACATGCGTTCGGCGGCGATCGAGGTCCTGCACGAGGACTACATCCGTACCGCCGAGTCGAAGGGTCTGGGGCCGCGCCTCGTCGTCACGCGCCACGTCCTGCGGAACGCATTGGTCCCGGTGGTCAGCGCGCTGGGGGCGCTCGTGCCGCGTCTTCTGGGTGGCGCGGTCGTCACGGAGGCGGTGTTCAGCTGGCCGGGCCTCGGCCGGCTCGCACTCGAGGCGGCTCAGGGCCGGGACTATCCGCTCATCACCGGCCTCACGGTGGTCGCCGCCGCCATCGCGGTCGGGACGACGCTGCTCGTCGATGTCGCGTACACGCGCATCGATCCACGGGTGCGAGTCGCATGA
- a CDS encoding ABC transporter permease, whose product MTRLGAAALAVLAAISLLAIAGPLLWTIPPEATNPALNLAGPSAAHPLGTDELGRDVLSRLLHGTRVTLLVGVAAMLAALSIGVFVGAIAGFRGGWTDAVLMRFTDGMLAVPAFFFILVVVTVLGPGIATLVFVIGALSWMPVARVVYGETLRWKTAEFVVAAMSLGVPAPRLLARHILPQAIPSLVVSATLGVAFAILTESALSYLSFGVQSPLPSLGNMLQKAQIYVFTAPVLAIYPGLVITAVVLAFNFLGDGLRDALDPRRRR is encoded by the coding sequence ATGACGCGTCTCGGTGCCGCGGCCCTCGCGGTGCTCGCCGCGATATCCCTGCTCGCGATCGCCGGCCCGTTGCTGTGGACGATCCCTCCGGAGGCGACCAATCCGGCGCTGAACCTGGCCGGCCCGAGCGCCGCGCACCCGCTCGGAACCGACGAGCTCGGGCGCGACGTCCTGAGTCGGCTGCTGCACGGGACCCGCGTCACGCTGCTCGTGGGCGTTGCCGCGATGCTCGCCGCGCTGTCGATCGGCGTGTTCGTCGGTGCGATCGCGGGTTTCAGGGGCGGCTGGACCGACGCAGTCCTCATGCGTTTCACCGACGGGATGCTCGCGGTGCCGGCGTTCTTCTTCATCCTCGTCGTGGTCACCGTGCTCGGACCCGGTATCGCGACACTGGTCTTCGTCATCGGCGCGCTCTCGTGGATGCCGGTCGCACGCGTCGTGTATGGGGAGACGCTGCGCTGGAAGACCGCCGAGTTCGTCGTTGCCGCGATGTCGCTTGGCGTGCCGGCGCCGCGTCTGCTCGCTCGCCATATCCTTCCGCAGGCTATCCCGTCGCTCGTCGTCTCGGCCACTCTCGGCGTAGCGTTCGCGATCCTCACCGAGTCCGCGCTCAGCTATCTGAGCTTCGGCGTACAGTCGCCATTGCCATCACTGGGCAACATGCTGCAGAAGGCGCAGATCTACGTGTTCACGGCCCCGGTGCTCGCCATCTATCCCGGCCTCGTGATCACCGCGGTCGTGCTCGCGTTCAACTTTCTCGGCGATGGTCTGCGCGACGCGCTCGATCCGCGTCGTCGTCGTTAA